TtgggattggaaaaaaaaaaaagagctggaaatGGGGCTGGTGTTtagcatcacttttttttttcttttttaagattttatttatttgagagagagggagcatgagctaggacagggacagaggaagagggagagagagaaacagactccccactgagcccagcacagggctcaatcccaggaccctgtgattgTGACCCGAGTCAAAGTCAAAAGCTTAAGcaactggaccacccaggtgccccaccagaCTAATTCTTAATAATCTTTATCTACATTTTGAAATGTAGGCCTAAGAGATCCTTAGGCAGCTTTGTATGGTTACTAAACTGAATGCCCAGAAGACTATACTAACACGGATACTAGTGAAAGGCCCACCGTGAGAGACTATATGGTTCTGTGGCAAAGGCTGGCAAACcctgggccaaatccagcccactgcTGTTTTGTAAACAAAGAGCTACAatgacagagttgagtagttagAACAGAGGCGGTATGGGCCACAAAGCCTAAAgcatttactatctggctctttgcAGTACGTTTGACAATGCCTTCTCCAGGGCCTCAGGTTGGGCCCATCCCCACTTCCTTTAACCGGCCAGGATGGGGAGCATGTTGTATCAAGTATCACACAAAGAACTGACCACCCAAGCTCTGGCTACACTGTGTTTCCTCTGGCATGATAAACTTCGCCATCCATTAATGCTTCTCGGATGGTAGAAGCGGTGAAAGCGTCTCTAATCTCAATTAGCAGAAGccagaaaagaaatagacaataactttatttttgaaacttttaaactAGTAATCATTAGAGGGGAATCTTCTTTAACTTgattttttcttctacatttgaAAAGTATCTCATCTTTGTTAACATTTCCTTGGCTTTTTCCAAATCATCTGAAATAAACAGAGACATTAAGGTGAGGCTTCCTTCCCAGCAAGAATAAAACTAACTCTATTGACCAACATAGCCAGTCTGATTTAcagataaagttttattttttattttattatttttaagacattttatttatttatttatgagacacagagagaggcagagacacaggcagagagagaagcaggctccccgcagggaccccgatgtaggactggataccagaaccctgtgatcatgccctgagacaaaggcaggtgctcaactgctgagccatccaggtgtcccacagataaagttttaaaatgaaaactgaaatctggggatccctggatggctaagtggtttagtgcctgccttcggcccggggcgtgatcctggaggcctgggatcaagtcccacattgggctccctgcatggaggctacttctctctctgcctgtgtctctgcctctctctctgtgcctctcatggataaataaataaaatcttaaaaaaaagaaaagaaaagaaaagaaagctgtgaAATCTGTATTTGTGTCTGCCTGTACATTTATGGATGTATGTCtgatttgtatatatatttccctATCTCCCAATGGTATTAAATCCTTTCAAAAAGTTGTATCCGGATTGTCTTAGAGAGAAATAAGTTCTCACATAAATTAAGTCTTCCTAAAACTTCCAGAAATATAGGAACcaactcaaatatttttcattatcacGTACTTGTATAAATCTTCGGTAAATAAGACTAGTTTGGTTTGTTGGTTTAATAAAGTAGGTATGTTTTCAGAGTTGTTAACATTAAATTGTAATgcaaacatacattttaattgtCCTTGGACTTACTAGTCTAATAACCTAATATTATACGTATTAGatgtttaagattatttattattattatttgatattaCTCAAATCATCCTGAcaagcttttttttatttttaaaaatttttttgacaagctttatttataatgacaataattatgttttataatatgctgcctaaaaataatttccaaagtatttttgGCAACTTGAAACCTTAGAGTCATGGTAAGCTAAGTTAAATAATAGATagtcattaaatatataaataatctctaAATAAGATAAAGTGTTGAAATATTCACTATTAAGCAAAAGTTTAAGTTGATACACTTTtagctgtttatttttatatggtcCAAGAGATCAAGGATCTTGGGTCTCTTAATAAACATATTCTTGCCACCTTAAACTTGTATTGTAGGAAGCATATACCTCTATAGCTTATGTAGATGGTAAACTCATAAAATCTGCTTATCTACTACAGAATACTGGTGCATTATAGTTTTCAATTGTCTACTTCCtagttttctctgtaaaataaaggttACTAATGGTCAAAATTTAtaatcaatacataaaaaaataagactacaagttaggtggctcagttggttggtcatttgcctttggcttgggtcgtgatcctgtggttctgggatcaagccttgtgtcaggctctctgctcagttgggagcctgtttctctctctccttgcttgtACTGTcactatttctgtctctctctctcaaataaataagattttaaacaaaaaaaaagaatgaagagtatGTTTctgttaagataaaaaaaaaaaaaagagtattttgtcctaaagtaaaatgtgaaagagggaaagaatagaACCAAACATGAATAGATATTGAGAGTGGTAGGTTTGtggaaaggaattttatgtgAGGTCAAAGCTGgctaagattattttttaatttcaatttttaaatttttttttttattttttaaagattttatatattcacgagagatacagagagagaggcagagacacagacagagggagaagggatgctccctgaagggagcctgatggagactcaatcccagaactctgggatcaggtcctgagctgaagccagaagcatccaggcatccctatttttttaatttttaaaaaatattttaatattattattttttaagtaatctctatacccaatgatctcacaatcctgggatcaagagtcatacattccactgactgagccagccaggtgcctcttgaaatgaactttttttttttttttttaaagattccatttatttattgagagagacacagagagaggcagaaatataggcagagggaaaagcaggctccctgcagggcacctgacatggaacttgatcccaggattacAACCAGAGCTGatgacagacactcaaccactgagccaccctggtgccccttgaAATGAACTTTGATCTCAATAGTATACTGACAAAACCAGAGTTTGGTTTTCTGTGTTAAAATGACAAagttttttttgattattgatctGGTCTTAATAAAAGACtgtaaaagatttttctttaccttttgagTAATCTGCCTAGACATATATATTCTATGtcttatcaaaataatttcctgCGCTTCATGTTGTCTTTATCATATCTTTCATTACTTAAGAGAATAAAGACTTCTCACTATTCAGAACTAAGGTTCTTCATTTTTCACATTACCTCCTGTATTTGCCTTTGAAGTTTTTTATCACCACATTGGTTAAATGGATAACTGAGTTATTGTTTCACAATGACCTATGatcctatttaaataaatacttaaagcATTTGACATTTTGGACAACTTcccaaaatcaaattctaaataaaGACTTCCTAACTTCAAAATAACTTTGAATTTTCTGAGAGGATCTCTAGAAAACCTCATAGGATTTGTTCTCTTACTTTCTTAAAAGAGAGCTGTTAAACTAATTAGGTTTATTTGATTACATTGCATGGGAAGCACTGTCAAAGAAGAGATATTTAATCTTCCCTAGGTTATATTTGTATGGGTAAAAGGttattatttcagaaattttataaaattcctagaaatttatCAATGCCTTCACTATAATATGGCCTGGTATAATGTTATTAGTCTagttattatgttaaaatattctgTCACAGAAACAACCAAATTTCCTTGacaactgaattatttttataactttcatcagatctttatttttttaaaaaggttttatttatttattcatgagaaacacagagagaggcagagacacaggcagagggagaagcaggctccatgtagggagcccaatgtgggacccccgggatcacgacctgagccaaaggcagacattcagccactgagccactcaggtgtccctcatcaGATCTTTAATTGTggttattttatgtcttttgctATCCACAGATAGTTGTTGTTCTACTCTGATGCTTTCCTAAAAGCTCCTGCAACCAGCTACATGCCAGAATATGTGTGCTTAAAAAAAAGGGACTGTCTTAGAGACCCATGAAAAAGGACCGTACCAGGTACAGGCTTCTGAGGGCATTGCTTAaataaccttgagatcaaaacAATAAACTAAGTTACGATTTCCAAAATTTGAATGAAAAAGCCAGTGGGTTCATGCCACAACAATCTAGtaagttttacttaaaaaaaaaaaaaaaaaaagtatgtatatatttattttattattattatttttttctttatttatgataggcacacagtgagagagagaggcagagacacagacagagggagaagcaggctccatgcaccgggagcccgacgtgggattcgatcccgggtctccaggatcgcgccctgggccaaaggcaggcgccaaaccgctgtgccacccagggaacccctgtatatatttattttaattgaaattccagttaacagtgtaatattagtttcaggtgtatgatttagtgattcaacacttccatacaacacctgatgctcatcacaatGCACTCCttaaatccccatcacctgtttaacccatccccctactTACCTCCTGGCTGgttaaccatcagtttgttctctattgttaaaagtctgtttcttggtttgcctacCCCccatgattgttttgtttctttatcccccccccccttttttaagatttatgtatttatttaagagagagactgagagagagcacaagtgagaggggcggaaggagagggagagagaatcccaagcaaagtccaggctgagtatggagcccaaggGGACTCTTatctcacgacactgagatcatgatgtgggatgaaaccaagagttagaggcttaaccaactgcagcacccaggtgcccttgctttttttattttattttttattttttagattttatttattggagagagagagagagcatgaacagggggagggatagaagaagaggaagaagcagagtccccactcagcagggagtctgatggggtggagggagggaggagctcgattccaggatcctaatatcatgacctatgccaaagtgagacgcttaaccaactgagacacccagatgccccatgtttgttttgtttcttaaacgcaaactggtacagccactctggaaaacatatggaggttcctcaaaaagttaaaaatagaactaccttataatctaggaattgcactactaggtatttgcccaaagaatacaaaaataatttgaagggatacatgcaccccaatgtttacagcagcattatctacaatagcaaattatggaaacagtccaaatgtccacccactgatgaatagatagagaagatatatatatcttctcatctgccttcggcttgggttgtgatcctctctatatatacatatacactggaatatttactgtaaaaaagaatgaaatattgccaattgcaatgatgtgggtggagctagagagtataatgctaagtgaaataagtcagtcagagaaagataaataccatataatttcactaatatgtggaacttaagaaataagttttacttttgtaaacaaaatggaaacatttatcttttctccctgCCTGATTCTCCAAAAAACTCTGAAACTattattgaatattctttttttaaaaaagattttatttacttacttattagagagagagggagagagagcacatacagcagtggggagagggagaagcaggctcccagttgagcagggagccccacttggatcccaggaccctgggatcatgacctgaggttaaggtagatgcttaaccgactgagccacccaggcaccccaaatgttcttattttcaaGGCAATATAGCTATTTGCATATGCTTAGCAAAAATCGATAAGACATAAGTTAAAATATTGGTTATATGACCAAAATGATGCATAAAATCAGACAGAACAGACAATTTTAAGGAAGTTAGGTCAACTTTATGGTGCCAAAACTTACAAAGCCCTCTTGGAAAAAACCGGGTTGCCACCTGGCTTATAGACTTCCCATCCTTACAGGTGATTAAAGAACATCATTCCCTTGCAGGCCCAAGATATTTAGGGTGTTTTGGGGCACCTTGAGAAGAGGTCCAAATCTATAGGTAGTGCAGGTCATATCTGATGGCAAATTCTTGGTTTGACTTCCTAGCAttgagaagctttttttttttttaattgggcttcatgctctatgcagggcttgaactcatgaccctgggatcaagacctgagctgagatcaagagtgaggtgtttaactgactgagccacccaggcgcccctcattgaGGGCCTTTTAAAGTCCAATCTGAGATTCTTTATAAAAACTTccataaggggatccctgggtggcttagtggtttggagcctgcctttggcccagggcatgatcctggagtcccaggatcgagtcccacatccggctccctgcatggatggagtctgcttctccctctgcctgtgtctttgcctctctctctttgtgtctctcatgaaaaaataaataaaatcttaaaaaaaaaaaaaccttccataaAGAAAACTTAACAAGGGTTTGTATGGCTGACTACCATTCTCAATGCATTTATGTAAACAATTAGGCCAACTTTAATGcaactaaaattattttgtaaacaaaACTATTCCTACCTTGATAACCTTTGATTACAAAGGGGGGTGACTGTATATAGAAATTTTATGACAGTGGAAAAGTCTATACACCAGAATCTAGTCCTGAGATTTTATCTTCCTGTAAACTGAACTGGATCCTGCCATCTTACACATTTTGTCAGCCCTtagcaaattctttttctttttagctcttagcaaatttttaatTCTCCTAGTTTCCTTCAATATCCGGCTACTACTCCCCAAAATGctgtttcctatttttctccttccctcctgacTTGCCATCAGTGAGAACTAAAACCTGATCCTTTCTGGGAATCAGGTTTTATTGTGGTCACCCTTCCCTCTGGTATCTGAAAATGCCCTGTATGATAAGACCAGACGACTTGATATAAATATCAAAGAACTCATCACTACAAGTTACGAGTGGGCGACTTTTGTGCCTGGACTTGCTGCCACGTGGGCTACCCAGAAGGTCCACCACAACTCCTTTGCCTTCCATGCTCTGCTCATGGGGCAGCTATGGCTGTGACATGGAAGTCTACGCCGTCATTACCAACATTCAAACTATAAAACGAGAAATCTATCAGATTGCCACTGCTGTCCTCATACCACTGTGTAAAGATGCTTGAGTTCAGTGTCTTCTCAAGTGACTGCCCACCCTCTGGACTCAGAAACTGGGTTTATAGTCTGCTCCCACCATTagcctttgttttctctttgtttccataGAGATGCTCCTCATTAAATGCCTGATTGCTCAAGTCATCCAGCAAATATCCTCTTTTACCAAGTCTCAACAGATGGTTCAGCCAGTCCTTAATAAACAAAGGGCAATCAAATGAGAAACGGACCTACATTGTTCAGGGgaaagaaaaatgtctcttcttcctatctttttcttactgtttttttgtAGCCAACACCAGAAGGTAGGGCCCTTGTCTCTCAGTATCTGGGGGAAGGTAGGAGCCTAACTTTTGATAAGCCCTAGTTAACAAACCCAGATGGGTTTCACATGGACCAACCCCcaccactttccttttttttttgtcatttcccaGACTACTGAGACCATGCTCATCTACCACCCTattccctcattctctctttattgttttatttaaaaaagattttatttgttcatttgacagaggaagagagagagcacatgcagggggagtggcaggcaggagagggagaagtaggctcctcttggagcagggagccccatgagggtcTGGTCCtgggaccctgcgatcatgacctgagctgaaggcagatgttcaactggctgaaccactcagccacccccaTCCCCCTCATTCTCTTTTAAAACGCCCAGGTACCTCTGTACAGATTGGGAGTTCAGTTCACCCTGGACTGTTCCCTATTTCAATAGTTATTACTAATTAAAATCTATCCTTACCAGTTTAGTATCTGGCTTTATTTTTGACAATGTGCAAGTATCTCTCTGAGTCCCTGCTGTCAATTCTTCACGTATATCCTTAGAAGTGAAACTGCTTCTATCGTATGGTgaccctatttttaatttcttgaggaagggatccctgggtggcacagtggtttggcgcctgcctttggcccagggcgcgatcctggagacccgggatcgagtcccacatcgggctcccggtgcatggagcctgcttctctctctgcctatgtctctgcctctctctctctctctctgtgactatcataaataaataaaaattaaaaaaaaactttataatttcTTGAGGAAATATCATAATATTTTCTGTAGTGGCTGAAGTATTTTACAGCCCTGCCAACAGTGAGCAAAAATTTTAAGTTCCCCAGACCCTTGCCAACCTGttatttttctgggttttctttttttctttttaaagattttatttatttattcttgagagacagagagaggcagagacatagacagagggagaagcagatttcacgcagggagcctgatgtgggactcgatcccatgacttcaggatcatgccctaagctaaaggcagacgctcaacagctgagccacccaggtgtcccaatttttctggattttctaatACTAGtatcctaatgggtatgaggcCGTATGTTGTTGTGGTTTTGAATTTCATTTGcctaatgatcagtgatgttgcacatttttccatgtgcttatttgtatatcttctttgcaTGTTCTATTTAAGTTGGGTGggtatttcttctattttcattcCTTAAATTGTAcctaaatatattcttaaaatctacaaaaaaatttttaaaaaaatctacaaaatctaTAAAAGTACAAAAGGAGATGGGAGTGAGCCCTGCTGGAACACCTGAATAGCCAGTGGGTTGGGTTCATGGATTTCAGGCAGAAATATCAGGCTGCTAATCTGTATTTGCCTGACATCTTTTTAGAGaccctcactctgcctgtgtctcaggaTGGACTTCTACAGTCCTGCAAACTAGATGGCACACTTTGTAAGCCTATCCTCTCAGCATTAGCTGATGGGACTAGAGTGGACATCTGGCTCAACCTGGGCCAATCAAATAGCCCCTCTCAGGAATCTAGAGTTGTGTCTAGGGGACTATAGTCAGATGGTCAAAGTCTTTGTTCTCATAAGGTAATAGACCTAGGAGAACTAAGGAGTCATCCAGTGGGGGTGACTGCTTTGGAGCACTGTAAACTAATGAGGAAGTGGGTCGAACTGGTTTATAGTGAGAAGTTGGAATGAAACTGCCAGAGGCATTGAGTCTAGGACCACAGCTTTGGTTCCAGAATGGTTTCTGGTTCCTAGGCTTTGCCCCAGAAGAGCACCTGTATACTATAATCATCACAGCGACTTCCTCTTTGGATTTGGGGATATAGTcctaatttcttataataaacttcttttttatcTGGGCTAGCTTGAGTGGCCTTTCTGCTTCCTGCAATCAAATGATCCCTCAGCCAAAGGGCCATTATTCTCTCATTTAAGGGGTGGCACAAGTCTGGGATGGAAAGAAAAACTGGTCTTACTTCAAAATAGCCAGAAATAGACTCAATCTCTTGGCCCTGAAAGCCAGGAGCAATGGGGACGAGGATGAATATTCCATTTTTGTAATTTGGGCACAACTCTGCCATGGGCTTCTCCTGGGCTTTGCAGAAGGGGTAGGCTTTGCCAAATGTCGACTGTGCAGCCTTGCCCTCAGGATCAGCCTACATTCCTTACCTTAACTTCTCCTACTTGCTAAAAGGAGAATAGAAGGACTTTCATATACTCTTTTGCTGGCACATTACTGTTTGGGGCATACAGTTTATTTCTCCCGCAAGGCTGTAAATCCTCAAAGGGATAAATGTCGACTTGTCTATATTTTAGAGCTCCCCATGTACCTATCATAGGATGGGTATATAATAGGTCTTAACTGAATAGATAGCTATACCTCAGTGCTTACAGTTTCTTTCCATATTTAAGAAAGTCAAGGAATGAAGAAAGTACCTTGTTCAAAAGCTCTGCTCACATAGTcagtcatttctttctgtttagctgaaagagaaaattactatcttaatttttctatttatatagaCTAACGATGTAAAGATAACACTGTGTAGCTGGTTTCAACACAACATAACATGGAACTTAGATTCCAGGATAAGACTCATAAGCCTTGTGTCCACATGTCCCATGATGGCAGgtcctgtggtttttttttttttttttttttttttttttgcaggtcctgtgttttaagatttatttatttttatgaggaggggagggagggagagaatgcacatgtgcatgcgagggaggggcagagggacggaaagagagagggaggagggagagatagagaatctcagcagactccccactgagcacagagtccaactggaggctcaatcccacaaccctgagatcgtgacctgagctaaaaccaagagtcagccactcaaccgactgagccacccaggcaccctggcaaCTCCTGTTTAGTGCAGCTGACCCTACTCACATTCTGTTTTTCTACCTCTGAAAGGTCTGAGGGACAAAGACTAAGGCTTGTAAGATGGCttacaaatcataaaaaaaaaaaaggacaaggaaaTGCTTTGTCTCCACCAAGCAGTCTGAAATCTTCTAGATTTCAGGTAGGAGAAAAATGGGCAGGGCATTAAAGTGTTTCAAGCAACCATCTGCAAATTATACAGCCTCCCAGGAAAATGGAACATTTAGATCATATTGTACCATAAGAGAGAATGCCAGATAAGGTAAAGGGAGCAGCTACCTCATGTTTCTGCTGTTTCCTCATTAGGAAATGAAGAATTTTACCATGTGTTTTCCACATATAAAGGGTATCAATCACTTATATGGTGCCTGCTTTCAAAGCACTTTCAAATACGTTATATCCCCATTGTAGACAGTTGCAAGTATTGGGAGATGGCCCTAGTCATATGGTTGGTTGAGTGGAGGAGTTGGGAGCAGACCCCAAGTCTCTAGACTCCTGGAGAGTGGTGGGAAACTAGCAACGTGTTAACAAAAAGCACTGGACTAGGAGTCTAGAGGCTCTAAAATTCCGCCCCAGATCTAACTAGCTCTATGCCCTTGAATATTTGCTTACTTTGGGGAGGAAACTTAGAAATTAATCTAAATGAAGCTCAGTGACCTGTTCAAAACCAGACATTCACTATAGGGCTAGGATAACCCCTGCCGgtgactgagcacctgctatggaTTAAGCACTGTGTTATTTGTTTTGCCTTATTTAATGTAGTCCTTGCAACACGCAGTACTAATGTTAAAtctatttgacagatgaggaaactgaagcttagaggAGGTGaagtcacttgctcaaggtcacatgtaAAGGCAGTGCTGACCCCGTACCCATAACCCCCTTACAGCAGAGCATCATATTCCTCTGCCTTCCAAAGCTGTGCAGATGGAGTTTCTGACTGTAAGCCCTGAGGTCTTCTTCCAACACCAACTAGCCCTAAGGCTGTTGATACATACCTAGCTGATAGACTCCCACTCCCACTTTACTGATTTTAGCTTCTTTGTTCATTACTTATTcactcaattaatatttattgagcccctgtTATACACCATGTCCT
This genomic interval from Vulpes lagopus strain Blue_001 chromosome 14, ASM1834538v1, whole genome shotgun sequence contains the following:
- the HSCB gene encoding iron-sulfur cluster co-chaperone protein HscB isoform X4: MDRQFLMEIMEINEKLAEAQSEAAMKEIESIVRAKQKEMTDYVSRAFEQDDLEKAKEMLTKMRYFSNVEEKIKLKKIPL